From the genome of Athalia rosae chromosome 3, iyAthRosa1.1, whole genome shotgun sequence:
AATAGCCAGTATTTCCTGCTTACAGCAACTGACCCTCCCAGACGAACTCTTTTGAATTCATCCTTTACGTCATTCGTACATAGATATCATCTGATATGCAACGTTTTAACGTTGATACTTTCATATAACGTTAGAGCAATTTGCTATATTCATTTGCTATTGCAGTCTATCATAAATAGATTTTTTACTCATTCACAAGGCAAAAGGGGTCGAAATTGCACCAGACCGTGGTCTATCTAAGGCATAACATTACACATTTATAAGtatattgatatttttttcgtattacaGTTGGTGCAAATCTTCACGATTGAAACCTCTGTTAGGCTTTACCATGTTTAAGTAGTCGCAAAATGTATTGTTAACGAGACGAAGTAAAGCTCAATGTTGCGCTAGATATGTACTAGTTTGTATAAACAGTTACTCGGCACAGAGAGaaaatcttcctttttttcaacgctcgcaATAAATCAGAGCAGACCACTATGGGACATAAATACCGAAAGTTGTTTTTTACATTTAAAACGTGCATTGCTTTCATTGCAATCGTAAGTAATGCCCATCCGATTTTATGGATatggagaagaataaaaatcaatgacTATTCGCTTGATTTCAGTTCTTCTATTAATCTGAGATTAGAGGAGACCCGCGGGACTTAGAGCTAACGGATTCAACGGATATACTTGAACCCTGAAAAAAGATAGAACAATTTATCGTACGCAAGATATTTTCAGTcactgattttttcaaaatgagcATTGCTGAATAATTTTGAGAGCTTATACCATACGTTTGTATTATGTATGAATCACTTATTTAGTATATCATGATTAACAAGGCACTACTATTCGTACAAATCGATATTGTTCCTCGTTTATAACAGCCAATTGCCTCGACTTATCAAAAACTACCTTTAGATAGATTCATGGTTACTCCAGTAAATAAAAAGGTAACCCTATTGAAGACAATTACACTCATTACTTGATCTCATTGAATCAAAGGATCGCATGCACAAGGCacaagcttcgaaaatttctttttgtatCTCAATATTCGAACTGGATCCACTTTGTTCACCACAgttattgataaaattaaccGGAGTCCGATAGCATAATTCCGGCTTATGCGTTCACCAATTCTGATTGATTgttgtaattaaaaaactataaaatgtaaaacatgtgtacgtatatgagTAGTCACCCGGGACCGATCGTTTTACCACATACGATACCTACACATGTGTTACGCATACTGATAGTACACGATATgcgaaattattcattaattacataaatataatatcatcATGTGTTATCAAACGAAAAGACCACTATCAACACAGCTCCTTAATAATAAGTATCTGGATCTGTTACAAGACCAGTCGAAGCTTCCGTTTCCAGCAGCGTTTCATCATGGAGTAATTTCTGTCACATACATCTTTTTATAGATGCATAGTAGATAATAAAAACTCCCGAACTAAAGGCAAAGGATACTCCAATGTCCGTGTACGTAACCAGATAccatcgaaattaaaaaaattttcaaatacagtGTTCAATGTTCTATGACTAGGTAAAATTCTGAATGCCACACAATATTGGCAATTTCGATCAACGGCATAATTAGGATTGTCTGTTTTGGTAGGTGATTCATCTCGGAGAGTTGAGTCACGTTTTATCcagaaatattataatgcGAAAAAAACAGGCTTGCatattaaaattatatcgCATTTATAATATACCATCGTGGGTGCaaactatatttttcttctcaaattcAACGCGCTAAATTCAACGAAGTTGAACGTACACATTAgttcaatatttttcctccttcgaAATGAACACGGAAAATATCAACAaccagataaaataaaaataataaggtGCAAAATGCAAATACAAAATTCTAAATAATATGTACATCTACAATATTCattacgtgtataatgtatgcaTATGATGTTTTGAATTAGTTAAGTATGCTTTATAAATATCAATAGTGAATGAATGTCGCTCTGATTaatcacatatttttttttcgcttcaattttcattttataatattGTCAATCACAGTATAAAGATATATCAATAATAacattattaataatgataataataataataagaataataatattaatgataataataacaacgccaacaacaacagcaatgATCACCTCAAgcaattattaccattatcattgcaatattaatttaataattacttATTACCAATTACGGCATACCGAAGATAGAGAATTATAAGTGAATTTATAGAATCGAAGTTAAAAATGAGTTATAAAATCACGATTAAAGTTATTGATTGTGATTAATCCAACGTTCATTTTAGTACagacacaaatatatatatgcatataaacgcatatacatatacatatgtataaaattttgtttgttaAATACTATTAATTTAAATAAACAATATGAAGCTGGTATAAGAAGTTTCAATTTGTTacctattcgtttttttttctatatgaTTCCTtacgtcgataaattttttcaatatatgtattttcatatccGATTAAATTTATATCTATGCTTATTTACAAATTTCTAATACAAATAGCTATGATATGACAGAGCAAGTAAACGGCAGTAATACGAATTACATGATCTAGTCAAAAGCTGCATGACGAgggagaaaacagaaaacatgtaaaaaaaatagaattgttCACTTCGGTGGTATTTGGAAATTAATGGTTGTGTTTGTCTATTTAGGGTGACATTCGATGTAAAAAATAGTTAGCTTTGAActaaattagaagaaaaactaGCATTAGACCGAGTGATTTCTGAACATAATATATGTCGAATGTGgagccaaattttttcgaaatgaagataattaattttttgttctttcttcaatAAACTGACTGCTGAATCATAGCTAAAGTCACCGTTAAGCCTGAAACCACTTGAGAATGATTACGAGCCAAAATCGAACTGTACGTACTCTCTACCTTTGGTAATCGTACCATAGTCTTCTCACTCTTTATGTACATCTATACACTGAAAATGCTGAAACGGGGCCCAACTCAAGATATTGgcgtaaagaaaataataacacattttcattttacctaTTATTCGACAGCAAAACCACAAGTTTCTTCAACAGCCTGTGTTAGTTTGTCCAGCATTTTCTGATAgctttgataattttgtgGGATGTCGATCCGGTTGAAACAGGTATGAGCTTTGGGCAAATTTTCGCACGGAGCATCGATGGCGTGGATGGTGAAGAGACGAGGTCCGGCAGCTCCTGTTGAGCctgttcgaaataaaaaatttcaaaaagaagTATCACGAAAATCGATTAAATATGTTGCTTTTGCTAGTTAAATCTACCTTGGAGCGCTTTGAAACCTTGTAGAGGAACCCTCGAGCTGCCAGTAACAAATTGCAATAATCTTGCTCTCATTTCTTCACCGTAAGATTCGACGATCTGCCAAAACCACTTAACTATGGGAGTGTCTGGTGTGCAGTGTTTTAGTCTTGTGTGCATTTTCCAATCATTAATATCAATGGTGCCTAATCCCCCGATAACTAGTTCGAGTTCCCTTTCGTCAAAAGGCCTAAGCAGTTGTGGGGGTATCAGCTCGTGAAATCCTTTTTGAAGAGCTAGAAACTGCTGTTCTATTCCCCGCATGAATCGGTAATTTACGTACAGTCTTAcatattctcttttattttcctccgtAACAGCAATGTCTTTACCGCCAGGTTTTAGTTCGTGATTTTTAAGGGCTCCGAAACTACTGTGCTCCACCGAAAACGTTGCATCTAATACCCCGTCTATGCTATTTTCTCTgcaatcaaaatatttttgtttcataccAATATTCCAAAAGGGACGAGCCATTTGACATAAGTCAGACTATCTTTGGatacatattttaattttagaatttttggTCGACTTACAGCATCCACGTTAGACTTCTATGCAGCTCGGGATCAACACCTTCGATATCACAAAGGGTAATGGCTTTGTTGAGTAGCATTTTATAAAATGGTGTTGTGAATCCTCCGTCAACATGGTGACCGTGAAACACAGCGATGCCAATTATTCTACCGGCAAAGTGGAAGTACGAAAGGTGTTCAGGATTGATACCGGAGTCAGGATTTATCTGTAGGGTGTAATTGTCGTCTCGAGAATATTGGAAAAGACCGTACTGGGGATTCAACATTTCGTGAGATAACAAATAAAGCCATTCACGCGCCACCCCACCATAATCCAGTCCCTCCTCACCACGAAATTTCACCATCAGTCGCTTACGCATGTCTTTAGGCCGCATCTTCATTATCAGCCTGTACGATTCCtgttgaaaagaataaaagaaataatcaaGCACTATTTTTCagaacgaggggaaaaaatgaaacctaACATGTATCATCATATGCCAATCTTAACTCAGATcatcaataataaaatttacctCAAATATTTCGTTTCTCGATACTTCTAATCTGCAATGACCACTCTGAGGTTGTAGGGCATTGAGTTCAGCCCTGAGGCACTTCAATTTTGCTACCAGGTCTCGTTTATATTTAGGAAGCAGCTCACTTTCCATGAGTTCCTTAGGCAGATCCGAAACTGTCTGTCCATTTTGCGTAGGTGTACTTTCGGCTGTAACACagtttatacattttttgaaaatattataacagTAGTGAATCCAACTTTCACTTGTTGAATTACAAGCATTCATATTTGAGATCAAGCAGTGGAATAACAAGTCATAAATAAGTCGACTGGAACCAACCTACCATTTGTTGTGCCTATGAAGAAGACtttaatgaaattgaaaggcATGTCCTGTTTGGACTTGGAAGCTAACTGAGGATAAATCAGACGTAAATAATGCGCGCTGCTGATATTCTATTGATAAGATAAAAGTAGCCAATAGAGGGTGACATATGCACACACACCAACAATTCCGGTTCTTTTGTACCgcttgatatattttttgcgAAATATCCAACTGTTCAagatgtatattacatacttTCCAAGTAGGTTGCTCGTATGACAGATTAGCGGCTAACGCTTACATTTTCAGGCCAATTGAATTTATTCCGAGAAATTGTTGCGTTTagataataaatttatcaaattctgTCTTAATTTAGAAATACTGGGATGGAAGTGAGGTAAAATCAGAACTTTCATTCAAACGTACTGCATGAAAACGTTCGAGTGATACTCACACGTAGGAGAATTATTATTGCTTGCTCCTTCAGTCCTAGGTCTGGACAGGTTTTGCGATGGTGATGAAACTGCCGGAGTCAAAGGTGTCTCATTTCCTGGCAGCTCAAGTCTAGGCGTAGCCGGGTTTCGAACCGGAGTTGACTGAACCTGACTCGAAGTTCCATTTTGAGGACTCTGTCGTCTGTGAAAAGAAACGATCTCATTTTCCCAAGATCTGTTGAATACTCGATCATTTGGACTTTTCTCACTTACTTTAACAAATTGCTGATTATCTGTCCCGATAATCTGGGATCCGTGAATTGCGTCGTCCTGTTGTTGTGATCTACAAAGTAAACCCTCCCTGTTTGGGTCTGTCGCATTTCCCACCCACTAGGGAGTGGGCCGAGTTCATTTGCCAATTCATTAGCTGGTAAATCACGAGGAATCCTTGGATCGTGCCATGTTGACGCACCACTTGGTACATGGTAAAAGTACACCTGCCCTTGTTGCGTTTTTCTCAACTCTATCAGCAGCATTGTAATTTCAGATAATTAATATGTTACATCAATTAATGACATCACTGTCcctaattataaaaatacgaGCGCAAGTCTGAGAACTCCCTTTTGTGCAGCCTGGCTCACACAAGTTCAATCTAATTGAGCCTAATTAGGACTAGGGGGCCACAATAAGCTATGTTCTAAGTGACGTGAAACAATTCAACTACACTACAAAGCCGCGAATTATAGGCTAGACAGTGAGACAAATTTTTGTATGAATAAGAATATTTttagatgacaaaaaaattctccaacaCACTCACCGTATCCCCGAGGCAAATCTGAGGGTTGATTATCATTCCTTCGTTCTCCACTAGCCATGATGCTGTTCCTATTCCTATTTGTTCTATTAGTTCTCCTTGCCTGACTACCATTAGGTAATCTGTTTCCATTCTGCTCATCGTTGCTTCTTGGGGTCCTTCGTTCTCTTGTGGAATTATTTGTAGTTGTATTCCGCAGATTTTGTATAACATTTTGACTTTGCGTCGATGTATTACAAGCAGAGTTCTCTCTCACTGGAGTTCTATTCTGCTGCCCCACTTCACCCCCATTTCGTTCTGGGGTATGAGGTGTTGGACTTTGATTCCGTGTATTCTGAGGACTACCGCTTCCACTCGGTGATGTTGGCTCTGATCCTGGAGCAGGTAGCGACTCAAGTGTCGTCGGTATTATTGGGTTTCCAGGTCTAagtacaaaagaaaagagttaCACATTGTCAGAGACAAAAAAGTGacgatgaagatgatgaaCCAAGATATCTACGGACCGCGAATTGGGCCGCACCCATTGAGTACTTCTGTTTAAGTGATCGATGTAGTAAAGACGTCCGTTTCCAGTCCGTCTCTCTTCCCAACCATCTGGGAGAACCGTTGGACAACTCAGATCGCCGAGCACATCGACAACTGCGTTGTGACCAACTGTATTACTTACTGCGCCATTGTGGCCATCACGCGATAAAAGAGATACTACTATTTGCCCTTTCACAACATCAGCATCGTCTGAATGAGCCTTGCAGAGATCCAAACGCTGGTCTGTAGTTacagaatagaaaaatttatgcactaggtgaaaagaaatggattttcacttttcaatgATGTAATACTTACAACCAGTGTCTTTCAATCTCTGAATTGTGTTGGAAAGTATCCTAACGCAGCCTAAAAACCCACTTCCTggttttttatgtatttttctaCGATTCCAAACCGATATTGCAATTCCATCGTTTTTTCCGATGAACCTGAAATCCCACTAAATGACAACTAACTCTGACGAGTTTTATAAGCCTACCTCAGGtcggaattatttttgatCGGGAAC
Proteins encoded in this window:
- the LOC105691952 gene encoding E3 ubiquitin-protein ligase SMURF2, which gives rise to MSNPGGSRRNGAVKIRLTILCARNLARKDLFRLPDPFAKITVDGSGQCHSTDTCTATLDPKWNQHYDLFIGKNDGIAISVWNRRKIHKKPGSGFLGCVRILSNTIQRLKDTGYQRLDLCKAHSDDADVVKGQIVVSLLSRDGHNGAVSNTVGHNAVVDVLGDLSCPTVLPDGWEERRTGNGRLYYIDHLNRSTQWVRPNSRPGNPIIPTTLESLPAPGSEPTSPSGSGSPQNTRNQSPTPHTPERNGGEVGQQNRTPVRENSACNTSTQSQNVIQNLRNTTTNNSTRERRTPRSNDEQNGNRLPNGSQARRTNRTNRNRNSIMASGERRNDNQPSDLPRGYELRKTQQGQVYFYHVPSGASTWHDPRIPRDLPANELANELGPLPSGWEMRQTQTGRVYFVDHNNRTTQFTDPRLSGQIISNLLKRQSPQNGTSSQVQSTPVRNPATPRLELPGNETPLTPAVSSPSQNLSRPRTEGASNNNSPTSESTPTQNGQTVSDLPKELMESELLPKYKRDLVAKLKCLRAELNALQPQSGHCRLEVSRNEIFEESYRLIMKMRPKDMRKRLMVKFRGEEGLDYGGVAREWLYLLSHEMLNPQYGLFQYSRDDNYTLQINPDSGINPEHLSYFHFAGRIIGIAVFHGHHVDGGFTTPFYKMLLNKAITLCDIEGVDPELHRSLTWMLENSIDGVLDATFSVEHSSFGALKNHELKPGGKDIAVTEENKREYVRLYVNYRFMRGIEQQFLALQKGFHELIPPQLLRPFDERELELVIGGLGTIDINDWKMHTRLKHCTPDTPIVKWFWQIVESYGEEMRARLLQFVTGSSRVPLQGFKALQGSTGAAGPRLFTIHAIDAPCENLPKAHTCFNRIDIPQNYQSYQKMLDKLTQAVEETCGFAVE